The following DNA comes from Ignavibacteria bacterium.
TTTTTTCACACACAACCAGGCACTTAGCATTGTTAAATAAAGCATTAGCTATAATTGCAGTCAGGGTCTGGCTTTTTCCAGTACCGGGCGGACCGTGAATAATAAGCCTGCTGCTTATTCCAAGGTTTTTTAAAGCTCTTTGCTGCGCCGGATCTGTATCTATCCCTGAAAATTTTACTTCCTGGTAGGGGTCAATTTGCAGCTTATCATACTTTAGCTCACCTGATTTATCTATGAGTGTTTTGATATCTTTAATAAGCGGCTCTTTTGGTGTTTTAAATAGACCAAATACACCAGAATTATACACAACCGGACTGCCGATTTTTTTTACATATTCAGACCGCTTTTGCTTATCAAGCATCTGCTCGATCTGTAAAGGAACATCGTACTTAATTGCATTTGAACTGATCTGTTGTAAAAGCCTGTTAATTATTTCAAGAAATTCAATTTTATCCAAAAGGGAATCAGAAAGATATTCTTCATTTAATTTTGAAAATCCCGATGAACCCATGTCACCTTCAAGGTAGTTCAGCAGTACATCATTAATGCTGATACTATGTTCTTCATCCCTTGAAATTATCCATTCATTTTTATCTCTTTTAAGATCAAGCATCCAAATAAATACTGGCGCATTTATTATTCTTGATGGATCATTTTTTGTGCGGTATAACAGTGTCGGGTATCCAAAACCAAATGTTTTTACTCCATGTTCAAGATATGTATCTTCATTTTCATAATATACAGATGATAATCTTTTGGAAATAAGGTTCTGCCGCATTATTGTATCTTTATCTGTATGATGAGGTGAATGTACTTCTAAACCGGCATGTTCAGGCGCAGGCATCCCCTGCCCGGGATTTTCTTCATTTTTAACGGAAGCAAACTCAGGATCAACAGCTTCAATTTTAAATTTAAAATTAAAAGAGGGGCTGCCAAGAAGTTTATTAATGAAATCTGCAGGCAGATTTTTGCTGATATAGCTCAGCTCATAAATATCCAGCCTTGATGCGAGCCTGCCGGGATAGGAATTCAGGTGAATAGAACGGGTATTGCCTACCTGTAGTTTTTGTTTAAGCTTTTTAAGGAATTCAATATTCACTGGATCTTGAGCATTTGATAAGTTACAAAATTAACCGGATAGCATCCTGGATGCTTTCAACGGGGATATATTCAATTTCTTTGGAGGGTTTAAAATTTTTCATATTGCTGTTAGGAAGCACTACTTTTTTAAAACCAAGCTTAAGCGCTTCCTGTATGCGCCTTTCAGCGAAGCTTATTCCGCGAATTTCTCCGCTCAAGCCTATTTCTCCAAGTATAAGCATATCTGCGTCAATTGAAGTATCTTTAAAGCTTGAGCATATACTGATCGCAGCAGCAAGATCGATGGATGGTTCATCAATTTTAATACCGCCTGCAATATTCAGGAAAACATCAAATTTAGAAAGATGGATCCCGATCTTTTTTTCAAGCACGGCAATTAAAATTGCCAGCCTTTTATAATCAAACCCGGTTGCAGTACGCTGCGGAACTGAATACCCGGATGAAGAAACCAGTGCCTGAACTTCTATCAAAATCGGGCGTGTTCCTTCCATACTTGCAGAAACCGTGCTGCCTGAAATTCCTCTTGAACGCTGAGAAAGGAATACTTCACTGGGGTTTCGGACTTCCATAAGCCCGGTACCTGTCATTTCAAATATCCCGATCTCATTTGTAGAGCCAAACCTGTTCTTTATAGCCCGTAAAACTCGGTAAGAGTGTGTTCTTTCACCTTCGAACTGAAGAACAGTATCAACCATATGTTCAAGCACTTTGGGACCGGCTATAAAGCCTTCTTTGGTAATATGCCCGATAAGAAAGAATGAAATATTCTTAGCTTTGGCAATCTGAATAATTGCAGCGGTTGATTCGCGAAGCTGTGAAACACTTCCAGGGCTGGATTCAAGCTCACTTCTGTAGATAGTCTGTATAGAATCAATGATAACTATATCAGGTTTTAGCTTATCAACAACTGCAGCTATAATTTCAAGGCTGGTTTCTGATAGTATGTAAAATTCATCATGAGCAAAGCCGAGTCGTTCACATCTAAGCTTTATCTGTTTGGGAGATTCCTCTCCGCTTACATAAAGAATTGTATTGTTTTTTATTTTATCGCTAAGCTGCATCATAAGTGTAGATTTACCGATTCCGGGATCACCGCCAACAAGAACAACTGAACCCGGTACAACTCCACCTCCCAAAACACGGTCTAGCTCTTCAATTGTGCTTACAATTCTTTTATCTTCAGTAATATTTATATCAGCAACTTTTGAAAGATTTGTTAATTTTGCACTAACGATATCACTGCTTCTGGATTTAAGCTTGTGTTTATCGGTTTGCAC
Coding sequences within:
- the radA gene encoding DNA repair protein RadA, with protein sequence MAKPVTKYICQNCGYVSLRWLGKCPECDSWNTFVEEIVQTDKHKLKSRSSDIVSAKLTNLSKVADINITEDKRIVSTIEELDRVLGGGVVPGSVVLVGGDPGIGKSTLMMQLSDKIKNNTILYVSGEESPKQIKLRCERLGFAHDEFYILSETSLEIIAAVVDKLKPDIVIIDSIQTIYRSELESSPGSVSQLRESTAAIIQIAKAKNISFFLIGHITKEGFIAGPKVLEHMVDTVLQFEGERTHSYRVLRAIKNRFGSTNEIGIFEMTGTGLMEVRNPSEVFLSQRSRGISGSTVSASMEGTRPILIEVQALVSSSGYSVPQRTATGFDYKRLAILIAVLEKKIGIHLSKFDVFLNIAGGIKIDEPSIDLAAAISICSSFKDTSIDADMLILGEIGLSGEIRGISFAERRIQEALKLGFKKVVLPNSNMKNFKPSKEIEYIPVESIQDAIRLIL